The region TATGTTTTAGTTAAGTGTTTGTTATTTCATTTTGGATTTAGGTTGTAGGTGGGTGTGGTGTTGGTGGATGGTGAATTGATAATCAATTGGCTAATAGTATCTAAAGTGAATGTTCACATTGTAATAAAGAGTTTACCTGCTTTTGAATCATtcgttaatttttatttaggaCTGATATAGAATGAAATGTGTGACATATAGATGTAACTATTgtctattaaaattaaatttccaTCCCTCCCAACacctttcatttctcaacaagTCATTAGGGTATAAAATTCAGTTCAGTATTTGCACTTATACTTGGCTACGTCTTGTTGCCGTTTTACATTTTTCATGAATAAAGTAATTTTGTTAGTCCTTTAATGTGCACAAATGCGTTGTTTCTGAAGTTTTGAGTCTAAACATGCTCAATATGACAATTCAAACTTAGATGTTCCAGTTGATTACATGTTCTTTATATCTTTGCGCCACTCTCATAATATTCAGATAGTTTAATTCTATACtttataatgaaattttgatTTGTTCTCGAGACATATTCATGCTGTTGTTGGTTTGTGTGTTTCGTTTTGCTCTTCTAGTATctctatttatttgttttgggcTGTGTATGATTCTCTATCTGTAAATGAGTCGTGTCTCTTTGTTTTTGTGAGCACTTACAGATTTTGATGATTCGCATGCTCTTTGTAGCTTACTCTGCAGTTGGGAAGGGTGTGCCCGAACACGAGTGTAATTGCAGCATACGGATTTATTAATAGTCTTGTAGATTTTTCAGGATGGGCAAATGCAAGGGTTGTGGGAAGTTAGGAAGAATGAGGCCAAGTCATATGAGTGCTTATGAATTTTCTCTGATGCTGGCTCCTGTTGTTTCTGTTTGGGATTGCATAGTTCGCAAAATGAGGTACTCCTACAGACCTGAGTGGGTGTAGTGGTTGGCAACGTATCAATAGCATTAGTCCTGATACTTCAACTAATTAGAACATATTTAGCATTACAATTAGGGAAAGAGTGGAAAAgtattacacaaaaaaaaaaaatgtatacagCTCTAAAGAAATTCACTTGAAGGATCTCTCAAAGACATCACTTTAGTATTTACTATTTAGGTGCAGTAAATTCTATGGATACCATGGCATGTAATAAAGGGCAACATGTGAGAAAGGCGAAGAAGAAGCAGGTGAAAGACGAATTGGATCGTCTGAAACAGgctgagaagaagaagaggcgGTTGGAAAAAGCACTTGCTACTTCTGCAGCCATTATTTCTGAACTGGAgaaaaagaaacagaaaaagaaagaagagcaGCAGAGACTCGACGAAGAGGGTGCTGCCATTGCTGAGGCTGTTGCTCTGCATGTTTTACTTGATGAGGACTCGGACGATTCCTGTAAGGTTGTGATAGAAAATGGTGGATGCAAGACCTGGAACTGCAACCGGGGCATCTCTGTGGGTGGAGAAAATGGTTGCTTTCCTCATCTAGATGGTGGAAGATGGTCTTTTGAAAGAGTGGGTTGGGTCTCTGATGCATACAGATATGGTTGCAAGTGGGGTGGTGGTGAAAATGGAGAATGGTCATTCTCATCAGACCCTTTTGAGAAAAACATGAACGAACCACTATATGAAGGTGCAGGATGGGGACCTGCAGGTTTCTCTGCTGATCTCATAGCAGCACAAGCAGTTTCAGCTCTGCAGATTGCTGAGGAAGCAGATGAAGATAGGATTCTGTTTTAAGTTTTTAAGGGCATGCATGCTGAGGTGATAGAAATTAAGAACGATAGAAACTAAGAATAACTGTTTGTGGTGGTGACTGGATGAAGTCTTTTGCTGCTTTGATTGAAGATATATATGCGTGTATATATATGATGATGTTATAACTATGAGTCTTGTCCATGTCAAACACTTTCTGCTTCAGTTGTGATTGAAATGTTGCAGCAGTGTGACCAATGTTATTATTCATTATCTTTTAACTTTATGTTAATGTGAGGCTTCTAATTTCCTGTGTGGAGTGACTTTTTGAGCTGATTTCGAAAAATACAACAACACCAGTGGACCCTCATCATTTTGATACTATTGCCATGTGCCTCTTGGATTATCTTATCACTTTCAGGATTTCATTTTGATAATGACCTCTCCCCTCTCTAATCTCTCTACTAGTACTATCATACAGAGTGGATTTCATctctatatttttcaaaatcatgttgcttttttttcattttcacggAAAATTCAAATACTAAAAATGTATGGTTTGGGATAAAGTTAAGCATTTTGTTTTCAAGGGTCCACTCTTGCATGTGCAAATTTTAATCGCTGTCCATTGGAAGTTTCGTTCAGTGTTCGTTCCTAAGGAAATTTCTCAGTGAAGATTCCTGAATATTCATTTGATATATCTAATatactttgtatttttataacttatttttatttaattgtaagaTTTgtcaaacaagaaaaatatattggtataacgtaaatacattttttaatagataCAAAGTACTTATCATCagaaataatgattaattatatcTGAAAATTTGAAGAACCCAAAATTATTTAACGTATAATATTGACgttaaacattaattaaatttcctagtaataaagaaaatttggttataaaacaaattagaatgaaaaaaaataagtgtgCAAATATAtcattcttaaattaaatttctctatttaatataataacattattttatcttCGATCTTCTAAATTATTATTGGATATATTCAAAGTTATTAAACTTTTGAGTTAAGAATTTAGATTTTCTAATGGATTTTTTGTGCCGTGCCTTCATAATAGTCAAATTGCTATCAattctttttaactaaattcAGACAAACTCTTGAAAGGTAAACTCGTATAAATTCTTAAGTTGAGAGCGAACTATTATGGCACGCACGACAAAATTACATTAGAAAAATATACCGAGTTATTATGGCCAATTAGAATGCtaagataataattaaagtaCATTAATAAAATCATCGATTGAGAAggatgaaaaagaaatgttaaattatAGGTTCACAAAATCATGGATCAAGtactaacaaataatttattaggtttattatttattttcatcagaATCAGAAAGGTAAAAGGTTTtgtataaaaagttattaactAAAAAAGCATATTGACCAACAAAATTGTTAGGTAAATATGTTAGGTTAAAAGTTACCAAATTGTGTCTCCTTACTATAAAAAGCAATAAATGAGctgataatataaaatttttactttaattacaATTGAAACATTaacactttttatattttcttgatttgatattagaaattaattattttaatataacatgtATCAATGTGATTTCAATCAATCTAACAAGTTCAAATTGAACATAGTTAACATTGTTCCCTTAAAAAAAAAGTGCACGCAATTTATTTTCTActgttatttgtttttgtttacatcaatttttatctattcttgtaaaaaaaaaagacatatataattaataaaattttaatattacttttatatttactaaactCGAGTTTATATAACCAAATTCATCGGCCATGGTTACATGCAGGAAAAAACGTAGATACACGAAAACACAACGTTGATTTGAGAAAAATACAACACAGACTACACTATTCCTAGGGTGCAGCAAAAGGTTGTGACTTGGGAGGGAACAACATCAATGTGAAAACTTTAGTATAATATTGAATGAAGATTCAATTGAGAAACATAGTTTCTAGACTCTGCGTTGATCACACGTGGATTGCACCCTATGTTGTTTCTTGTAGCAACATTACTGAAACCCATCATGCCAATAAGCATAAAGTATCAGCTATACACAAAGACATTAATCCATTTGGGTTGGATTCAACCTCTTTCCATGTTGCCTGCCACATGTTTGAAGAAATGTCTGACCTAACTGTTGCTTCAGCAACGGCCATAATTCAAGGTTTCGTTAAGCGGCACTGTTATAAAGATGCTATCCATCTTTTCTGTATGATGTTGGCCTCGGAAATTAGACCCAATGAGTTCACGTTTGGAACCATGCTTAACTCCTCCACTTCACTTGGAAGTGTTGTTATTGGGAGGCAGCTTCATGCTTGTGCGATGAAGGTTGGCCTTAGTCGTCATGTATTTGTTGGTACTCCTCTTCTTGATTTGTATTTCAAGCTGGGTTCTACAGAAGATGCCCAGAAGGCTTTCAGAGATACTCTACACCCTAATGTGGTGTCTTATACAACTCTAATTTGTGGGTACTTGAAGAGAGGGGGATTTGAAGAGGCTCTGCAGGTTTTCCATGAGATGCCTGAGAGGAATGTTGTCTCGTGGAATGCAATGGTTGGTGGGTGTAGCCAAACGGGTCATAATGAAGAAgctgtgaatttttttattggcATGCTTAGAGAAGGATATATACCCAATGAATCTACTTTTCCGTGTGTGATTTGTGCAGCTGCAAATATAGCTTCCCTTGGAGTTGGAAAAGGTTTTCATGCATGCGCCATCAAGTTTTTGGGCAAGGTTGATCAGTTTGTTGGTAATTCTCTTATCAGCTTTTATGCAAAGTGTGGAAGCATGGACGACAGCCTGCTAATGTTTGACAAGCTTGTTAAAAGGAACATAGTTTCGTGGAATGCCGTGATATGTGGTTATGCACAGAATGGAAGAGGTGTTGAAGCGATAAGCTTCTTCAAAAGAATGTGTCTTGAAGGATATAAACCTAATGATGTTACCCTTCTCGGGTTACTCTGGGCTTGTAATCATGCTGGTCTTGTTGATGAGGGCTACTCTTATTTCAATCGGGCAAGGTTTGAGAACCCCAATTTACTAAAGTCTGAGCATTATGCTTGCATGGTTAACTTGCTTGCTCGCTCTGGACGATTTGCAGAAGCTGAGGATTTTCTTCGGAGTGTGCCTTTTGACCCTGGACTTGGATTTTGGAAGGCATTGCTTGGGGGCTGTCAAATCCACTCCAACAAGGAGTTGGGAGAGCTTGCAG is a window of Vigna unguiculata cultivar IT97K-499-35 chromosome 4, ASM411807v1, whole genome shotgun sequence DNA encoding:
- the LOC114181580 gene encoding pentatricopeptide repeat-containing protein At5g42450, mitochondrial, producing MKIQLRNIVSRLCVDHTWIAPYVVSCSNITETHHANKHKVSAIHKDINPFGLDSTSFHVACHMFEEMSDLTVASATAIIQGFVKRHCYKDAIHLFCMMLASEIRPNEFTFGTMLNSSTSLGSVVIGRQLHACAMKVGLSRHVFVGTPLLDLYFKLGSTEDAQKAFRDTLHPNVVSYTTLICGYLKRGGFEEALQVFHEMPERNVVSWNAMVGGCSQTGHNEEAVNFFIGMLREGYIPNESTFPCVICAAANIASLGVGKGFHACAIKFLGKVDQFVGNSLISFYAKCGSMDDSLLMFDKLVKRNIVSWNAVICGYAQNGRGVEAISFFKRMCLEGYKPNDVTLLGLLWACNHAGLVDEGYSYFNRARFENPNLLKSEHYACMVNLLARSGRFAEAEDFLRSVPFDPGLGFWKALLGGCQIHSNKELGELAARKILSLDPDDVSSYVMMSNAHSAAGKWSEVATVRTEMKEKGMKRIPGSSWIEVRGKVHAFLTADHNHDRNYETNLLLIFFCEHLRESEDSDLFNIYWYLSS
- the LOC114181909 gene encoding uncharacterized protein LOC114181909, with the protein product MDTMACNKGQHVRKAKKKQVKDELDRLKQAEKKKRRLEKALATSAAIISELEKKKQKKKEEQQRLDEEGAAIAEAVALHVLLDEDSDDSCKVVIENGGCKTWNCNRGISVGGENGCFPHLDGGRWSFERVGWVSDAYRYGCKWGGGENGEWSFSSDPFEKNMNEPLYEGAGWGPAGFSADLIAAQAVSALQIAEEADEDRILF